The genomic stretch ggtgtctgCTCGGTAATAGCGCAATTTATGAGAGAAAATGGAAGTATGTAGTATGTACCTGGATATAGTTTGCTCCATAGAAGCCATTGTTTCCAAATTGAATCTGAGATCTAAAATCTTTTCCCTGGAATCAAGTTACAAATAAAGCACAAATTCAGGTAAACAAATGAATGGAAGGAATTAAAAGAAAGCAGACAGGAGGTGAGGCCATAATATTTGTGAATTGTTTATCTGAATACGCAGCCAAATTTAAAATCCAGCAGCGCATGGACAAAGCGACAAACTTGAGGATACAAAACCCCGCacaactgttttttttttttgggggggggtgTTGTCTATTATTTCTACGTTTTTGTCAAACTTAGACTACGTTCTGACTTATGCACatgctcaaaatctctactacattcctcaaaaaaatatagaaaatcaATGGCAACAGAGATGTATCAACAAATATAAATAATTAAGAAAGATGGAACTGAAAAAAGACATgtaagaattagaaaactaaacaaaataATAGCAGTCATTGTTAAATAGGCTCATGTGCCAAGAATTATTCTGAAAAAAGATACTAGCAGGAAGTTATGTCATCAAAGGGATTATGAAAACTAAGCTCCTAAGGATTTTCTGAAACCAATCATGATTCATAAAAAAGACAAAGCCCTGGCCCTGCTTTTTATAGAAAGCAGGTTTTCACAAGTAAACGTAAAACTATCTGGCCCTTTCCTATAAAGAGAGCAACAACATGAAGCAACTCTAGGCAAACAACTCTACTATATCCAAACGTCCAACTCTAGGCAAACAACTCACAAGGTTCAAGAAGCAAAACAAAGATTTAACCGCCCATATAATAGACTAAACTACAAGTCTTTGTGCTACTCCAATTGACATCATATGATTTCAAGTTTTGTTTCATGATGCATGGAAAGTTAGACACAATTAGGACAAAGCCGATACATCGATGCTATCAAGTAGTTGCCTGAGCTGACCGGGTCAATAGCACGTTTTCACTAACTTCAATACAACTCAAGCCACATACTCATCTGGTTCAAAGGAAGAATGGGCAGGCCTAATAGCATGTAAACAAACTTCAGGAGAGCAAAACAGGTTAAGTCATAATTTCTATCTTTCCCATACACAAAGTCCTACAAATCATGATCCAATCAATTTTGTGCAAGACAGCACAGCAGCAATAGCAATAACCTATTTACTTCAACATAAGAGAAGGGAGTCAGATAACATACTTCATTACTTGATGTATAAAACAAACAGTTGCAATATACAACTGCTGGGAAAGCCCATCAAACCAAACAACCAAATAAAGGCTTCCGAGCGAACAGAAATCGATCTTTACAAAGAGAGGCTGACCTTATAATCAAAATTAAGCATCCCTTGCGAGTAGTGGGGCTCACTTGTCAACTGCAGGAGCACAAAATCGGTCAACTAAGGAATTTAAAGGTGGCATCAAGCAAAGCTGATCCCAAATAATCATCAATTTACCAGcagttagaaatcaatttaccTGAGCATTTATCTTTAAAGAAAGGTAGTCCGTGATATCGTGCTTGACACGGATGTTCTCCCTCCCGTCATGTGAGATCCTCCCCATGAGCATCGTCTACAAGCGAATCCCATTACAATGAGGGACGAAACCCAGTAGAGAACACTCAACAGCACTCTTATATAAAGGGAAAAGGAGTACAACCTTTTGATTGATAAAGTTGGCACCAAACTCATAATTGGAGGTGGGAACCTTGATCACATCGTTTCCCTGTGCCGGGATCTCAGTGGATCCCATGTAAACGCTGGTTCAAACAAACGCACAGCAGTTGTGAAAACATGGGCAGACAGCCAGAACAGGCTGACAAAACAGGAAGAGGCACCAGGTACCCTACCTGTGGCTCAAAGCGAAGCACGGGGTGATCATCTTGGTGAAATCGAAGCGCATGCCCTCGAAGAGATCCGGCTTCAGCGCCACTGCAACAAACGCGAAGAAGGCCACATCGTTACTCGCCACCGGCTCGATTGGCGGTCAAGTCAGTCGACAGATCAAACAAGGTGAGAGGAACACCGGGGACTTACTGAAGGCCTCGCGCTGGATCTCCTCGTACGGGACGGGGCACGGGAGGTTGAGGTAGTCCACCTTCTCCTCGGTCGCCTCCTCCTCATGGGGTTTCGGCGGCGGGGTGGCGAAGGCGGCGTCAGCGGCAGCGGGCGCGAAGGGGGGAGGCGTCGACGCGTATGTgggaggaggtggaggagggGCCCCGGCCTGGCTGACGGAGGAgcccatggcggcggcggcggcggcgatttGCGGTGGGGGTGGgcgtggcggcggcgcgggggtCTGGGTAGGTTGTGGGCGTGTCAGTGTGTGATTTCGCTgcgccggcggcgcggcgggggTCAAATCGTCGGGGTTTTAGCAGGGTTTCCTCGCTGCGCCTGCGCGGACGGTACGGGCCGGGGCGGGGCGGACGCTGCTGGCGGTTGGATTTTGCCTCGTGATGCGCGTATCCGATCGATCGTGCCCGTGTTTTCTTACATTTTCGTCTTGTGCGTCAAGGTATGCCACGTCGTGCCGTTCAAGTATAAATTCTGGGTAAAACAGCCACAAAATTTTATTTACAAGCTTATTAGTGTCCGATAAAAAAGAGTAGTATatagtaaaaataaaaaacatataaATAGGTACTCTGTCTTCCTCCGATCTATAGGTCACTCAAGCATTTTTTCGTAGTCCAAGTTCTTTAACTTGACCGAGTCTCGCCATCATTTACAACATCAAATTAATCTtactattttttatataattaaatatgTCTTGGCCTATTCGCTGGTCTAGAAAATCATGGCTAAAAATATTGttcactgatttattatgagagaaaaatattattgtcTAACAGAAAAAGTAAGACTTATAAGACATGCTCGCCTTTATTTAAAATTGTACTCCCTCTGTACCTATAATAAAGAAAACCATTTAGGACAGTAACACGATCtccaaagcctaactttgacttcttatttttttataaaaataattatcaaaaagtggtgtatatatatatatatatatttataaaatatttttcaagacaactcTATTCATATAGTTTTTATATTTCTAAACTCAATGACTTAAAAGTTTTTCGtaatttatattcccaatgtttgtCCCAAACCTTGTCAAAAATGATTTTTCTTTAGGGGTATAGAGGGAGTATGTGTTAATATTTTttgtaaaaattatataaaattagcAAAATTTGATTTAGGAACCAAAAAGAACTTCTAATTTGACCGGAGGGAGTAAAATTATATTTACATGCACCTACAACATTAGCTTGGTTAATTTGTCGATATGAACATGAGATTGCAGACCCAAGAAAGTCTAATACTCTAACCGCCTCTAAATTTTACCATCTTCAGCTGCAATGTGTACTGTAGGCACAACCCGTGTAGTAGAAGCGAACATGACAATTAATATGTGATTTTTCCCTTTTCATCTAACATTGCTCATGTTTCTTCTCTGACTCCACGGAAAGCTTCAATTTCTAGAATTCATATCAAATCTTTTCTTAAGTTTGATCAATTTTCTAGAAAaacatcaatatctatgacataaaatgagtatattataaaaatatattttatgataaatataatggttactaatttgatactataaatcttagcattttttagaaatttggtcaaagtttaaaaagtttgacttaagacaactttAGAAATTGAAGTtttcagggacagagggagtattaaatattaataactctatctcaaattataagacgtttgacttttttgaccctAAGATTGACCACTCATCTTATTAAAAAATCTgtacaaatatagtcaaatttaagtcattcttgaagaacttttgttaataaaccaagccatgACAAAAAGAAGTAGTATTTTacacaaatttttgaataaggcgaatggtcaaacttggtataaaaaagtcaaacgtcttataatttgggatgaagggagtataTATACGAATAAAGGTCTCCATACATGTAATAACAAATGAATTGTTTCTCTTTGCTTCAAAAATTTGACTCCACGCAAAACTGGGCTTATTAGTTTGGTTAGATTCTTTACAGTAAAATCTGTTCTATTTTTCTAAgtttattttaaattttaattatGTTATTCTTTCAACTTATCTTGGATTTAGATCTTTGTTTCGGTACTTGTAAGTTGCACATTTGGCTTTCTAAACTTATTCCAAGTTCTTCTTCTGGTCCCAACTCCCAATACCTATAAATTACACACTCGGCTTCGTTCCTAAACTTGTCATGAGCTCTTATCACAGtccttagggggtgtttgggactgctccacaaactccaccatggagcagctccaaaaaaaactagagtttgtggagtacctctttaggtgctctcacaactccatcttttttctcgaactgagtgcgtggagctaaaaccgtttggctaaaaaacgtagagcggagctgaaaaacgtggagcagagcagtcccaaacaccactTACACTTACAACTTGGCTCCATAAACTTGTTTTACTGCCATCGCCCCGCCCCGCCCGCTGCACACGCATACCTCAGCCTATATGCGGCTGCGGTCCATGCCACACCATGCTTACTCGCACACAAGCTTGTGCCTGTGTGCACTGCGTCACCACGCAAATGTCGTACCCGCACTACTACACCAGGACCTGCTGCCCCTGCCCACACCGCACCGCACGTTGCACTTGCCTTGCCACGCTATAGCAGCACGGATGGAAACGGTACACATATTTTTTTATTGTACTCCCTTCATACCAAAttctaagtcattccaagaatcttaaagAGTCTAagtattttcacgtttgaccaaaattatagagaaaaatattaagatttgtaacataaataGGTATATTAtaagaatataattaagaaagaatataataatacttagttagtaccataataataattattttataataaaaatttggtcaaacttagaaaagtttgactctccaagaattTTGGATGAAGGGAGTATTCGAGATTGAATTTGTTTAGAGTGGTTTAGATCTCTTCGCGAGTCAGAATATTTAACATCCGATATTGTATCCGTATtcaaatacttaaatcgtatatttatgatgtcgacatccaatcgtatc from Sorghum bicolor cultivar BTx623 chromosome 3, Sorghum_bicolor_NCBIv3, whole genome shotgun sequence encodes the following:
- the LOC8054661 gene encoding mitochondrial import receptor subunit TOM40-1 — protein: MGSSVSQAGAPPPPPPTYASTPPPFAPAAADAAFATPPPKPHEEEATEEKVDYLNLPCPVPYEEIQREAFMALKPDLFEGMRFDFTKMITPCFALSHSVYMGSTEIPAQGNDVIKVPTSNYEFGANFINQKTMLMGRISHDGRENIRVKHDITDYLSLKINAQLTSEPHYSQGMLNFDYKGKDFRSQIQFGNNGFYGANYIQSVTKNLSLGTEAFWLGQQRKSGVGVVARYDTKKMVATAQIATTGMVALSYVQKVSEKVSLASDFMYNQMTKDVTATFGYDYMLRQCRLRGKLDTNGVISALLEERLTPGVTFQLSAELDHWKKDYKFGFGMALGE